Proteins co-encoded in one Trueperaceae bacterium genomic window:
- the rpsO gene encoding 30S ribosomal protein S15, with protein sequence MPLTKERKQEIVEKYGNGNPNNTGSTEVQVALLTARIEELSEHLQRNTKDHHSRRGLLTMVGKRKRLLAYLEREDYEGYKSLIQSLGLRR encoded by the coding sequence ATGCCACTGACCAAGGAACGCAAGCAGGAGATCGTCGAGAAGTACGGCAACGGCAACCCGAACAACACCGGTTCCACCGAGGTTCAGGTCGCCCTGCTCACGGCGAGGATCGAAGAGCTGAGCGAGCACCTGCAGCGCAACACCAAGGATCACCACAGCCGCCGCGGGCTGCTCACCATGGTAGGCAAGCGCAAGCGGCTCCTCGCCTACCTCGAGCGCGAAGACTACGAAGGCTACAAGAGCCTCATCCAGAGCCTCGGACTCCGTCGCTAG